One genomic segment of Mycolicibacterium gilvum includes these proteins:
- a CDS encoding class I SAM-dependent methyltransferase has protein sequence MGINDGLVMLADALPGMNRIRAVQRALEQRVDPVYLEIGVSKGQAFQRISADVKIAVDPAFRLSPRTRELADAKGRETYYFETTSDAFFRNEAALLERHPVDVALIDGLHTYEQVVRDVEYTVRHLREDGVIFLHDCNPPFELAGRRADSWEDFIAEQKGPLVIGLWNGDVWKAIVHLRSTRPDLIVGVLKCDQGVGFVRKGTPDSMLPYTPDQVAALTYADLKADRRRLLNLRPPRYVDEFLSAGASRR, from the coding sequence GTGGGCATCAACGACGGGCTGGTGATGTTGGCGGACGCCTTGCCGGGCATGAACCGGATCAGGGCTGTGCAGCGGGCGCTGGAGCAGCGCGTCGACCCGGTCTACCTGGAGATCGGGGTGTCGAAAGGGCAGGCGTTCCAACGGATCAGCGCGGACGTCAAGATCGCCGTCGACCCCGCCTTCCGGCTCTCACCGCGGACGCGCGAGCTCGCCGACGCCAAAGGCCGCGAGACGTACTACTTCGAGACCACCAGCGATGCGTTCTTCCGGAACGAGGCGGCACTGCTGGAGCGCCATCCTGTCGACGTCGCGCTGATCGACGGCCTGCACACCTATGAGCAGGTGGTCCGCGACGTCGAGTACACCGTGCGCCACCTGCGCGAGGACGGTGTCATCTTCCTGCACGACTGCAATCCGCCGTTCGAACTGGCGGGCCGCCGGGCGGACTCGTGGGAGGACTTCATCGCCGAGCAGAAGGGGCCGCTGGTGATCGGGCTCTGGAACGGTGACGTCTGGAAGGCGATCGTCCATCTGCGCAGCACCCGCCCGGACCTGATCGTCGGCGTCCTCAAATGCGACCAGGGCGTCGGCTTCGTCCGGAAGGGCACCCCCGATTCGATGCTGCCCTACACACCCGATCAGGTCGCGGCGCTCACCTACGCCGATCTCAAGGCCGACCGCCGACGACTTCTCAACCTCAGGCCACCTCGATACGTCGACGAATTCCTCAGCGCCGGCGCGTCTCGCCGGTAG
- a CDS encoding MbtH family protein, whose protein sequence is MSINPFDDEQGSFFVLVNDEGQHSLWPTFAEVPAGWRVVHGAADRVECLSYIEQNWADIRPRSLRERLAAGGVSDN, encoded by the coding sequence TTGAGCATCAATCCGTTCGACGACGAACAAGGCAGTTTCTTCGTCCTGGTCAACGACGAGGGCCAGCACAGCCTGTGGCCGACCTTCGCCGAGGTGCCGGCCGGCTGGCGCGTGGTGCACGGCGCAGCCGATCGCGTCGAGTGTCTGAGCTACATCGAACAGAACTGGGCGGACATCCGCCCGAGGTCTCTGCGCGAACGGCTCGCAGCGGGTGGGGTTTCCGATAACTAG
- a CDS encoding glycosyltransferase, translated as MKFVLATWGSRGDIEPSAAVGRELVRRGHDVRMAVPPDLVEFTRAAGIETVGFGPDAQSILDAHRDFWTCFFRTPWRVRDLIRSRVEIAGPLLQGWQEMSSTLTTLADGADLIFTGINFEDAAANVAEYLDVPLATLHYFPLRPNGQILTALPAALGRAVVRAFWWLSWRVTKKVEDTQRRGLGLPASTGSAPRRITERGSLEIQAYDAACFPGLAAEWGEYADQRPFVGTLTLELSTDTDEEVASWLAAGTPPIYFGFGSIPVESPVDTVAMISAACARLGERALIGAAGTDFSKVAVPEHVKVVGTLNYAAVFPRCRALVHHGGSGTTPIGMRAGVPQLILYWDMVHAIYGAAVKRLGVGTARRFSTATETTLVDDLRTILEPPCGERAKVLATHITEPADAAAAAANLLEQHARYGPGQGRRHPADRGDKSHTQ; from the coding sequence ATGAAATTCGTGTTGGCGACATGGGGGAGTCGCGGGGACATCGAACCGTCCGCAGCCGTCGGCCGCGAACTGGTGCGGCGCGGCCATGACGTGCGGATGGCCGTTCCACCCGATCTGGTGGAATTCACCCGGGCGGCCGGGATCGAGACGGTCGGCTTCGGCCCGGACGCGCAGAGCATCCTCGACGCGCACCGCGATTTCTGGACCTGCTTCTTCCGCACACCCTGGCGGGTGCGGGATCTGATCAGATCGCGCGTCGAGATCGCCGGACCGCTCCTGCAGGGCTGGCAGGAGATGAGCTCGACGTTGACGACGTTGGCCGACGGCGCCGATCTCATCTTCACCGGGATCAACTTCGAGGACGCCGCCGCCAACGTCGCCGAGTATCTCGACGTTCCGCTGGCCACCCTGCACTACTTCCCCTTGCGGCCCAACGGCCAGATCCTGACGGCGCTGCCCGCCGCGCTCGGCCGCGCGGTGGTGCGAGCGTTCTGGTGGCTGTCGTGGCGGGTGACGAAGAAGGTCGAGGACACGCAGCGGCGGGGGCTCGGGCTACCGGCGTCGACAGGTTCCGCGCCGCGGCGGATCACCGAACGGGGGTCGCTCGAGATTCAGGCCTACGACGCCGCGTGCTTCCCCGGCCTCGCCGCCGAATGGGGCGAGTACGCAGATCAGCGGCCCTTCGTCGGCACGCTGACGCTGGAGTTGAGCACCGACACCGACGAGGAGGTCGCCTCGTGGCTCGCCGCCGGAACGCCGCCGATCTACTTCGGGTTCGGCAGCATTCCGGTGGAGTCGCCGGTCGACACCGTCGCGATGATCAGCGCGGCCTGCGCGCGACTGGGCGAGCGGGCCCTGATCGGCGCCGCCGGGACCGATTTCAGCAAAGTGGCGGTTCCTGAGCACGTGAAAGTGGTCGGCACGCTCAACTACGCCGCGGTGTTTCCCCGCTGCCGCGCCCTCGTCCACCACGGCGGCTCCGGGACCACCCCGATCGGGATGCGGGCCGGCGTGCCCCAGCTCATCCTCTACTGGGACATGGTGCATGCGATCTACGGCGCCGCCGTCAAGCGTCTGGGTGTGGGAACCGCGCGGCGCTTCTCGACGGCCACCGAAACCACCCTGGTCGACGATCTGCGCACGATTCTCGAACCACCGTGCGGGGAGCGGGCGAAGGTGCTGGCCACCCACATCACCGAGCCCGCGGACGCTGCCGCCGCCGCCGCCAACCTGCTCGAGCAGCACGCCCGTTACGGACCGGGCCAGGGGCGGCGCCACCCCGCAGACAGGGGTGACAAGAGTCACACCCAGTGA
- a CDS encoding non-ribosomal peptide synthetase, with protein sequence MERRDRAYPLTRAQLDIWLEQEMGHFGAEWQFGLLVDIDGPVELDALQWSIGRVIGEAEPVRVAVFEEDGRVYQQVIEHPDVELEFHDLSDAPDPGRAARELALTMQRTPMPFEGPLFRFALMQTGFDEYSLFACFHHIVIDGAGLGLIGNRIAAVYSSIVIGEPVPAAFFGSLQDLVDCESDYEASGDYRADDAYWSSHLPGAHGSAVQQAADYGDPNAISTPVQFDPTVIRRVQELADVWNIPRASVLTAACALMMPGGRAADAEVVLDLPVSRRVRPETKTLPAMVAGVVPLVLTVSAGSSVADFCAHTDSQIREALQHQRFPVHALERKVGDADQRAGRLVLDFLPHSFSLDFGGVAATASMTNSGFVGGFGLIFSGSGDELFLSTLGAGRLFSDSDPAALVRRLERVLVSMAADPTRRLSSIDVLDTAEHTEVAAWGNRDASSEGGASTLAAAFRAAAARTPDAVAVTFDGTSVTYAELDLMSNRAAAALAGRGVGPGDRVGLLMPRSAEAVVAMVAIVKTGAAYVPIDPAVPEARREFVLDDAAPSAVVTTAELCARVDGRNREVLDIATLTTEDSSGDSPVPVAAPTPDDTAYVIYTSGTTGTPKGVAVPHRNVIRLLATLDAEMSLSEQVWSQCHSLAFDFSVWEIWGALLFGGRVVVVPDAVVRSPEELHALLVTEEVGILSQTPSAFYALQAADALAPDLGRRLRLDAVVFGGEALEPHRLAPWMAAHPDAPRLINMYGITETTVHASFREITPADLEHTVSPIGVPLAHLSFFVLDAWLRPVPAGVVGELYVAGAGLADGYIGRSALSATRFVACPFTRPGHRMYRTGDLMCWGPDGELRYMGRSDEQVKIRGHRIELGEVQAALAALDGVDQAEVIAREDRPGDKRLVGYVTGASALNPAALRAALTERLPAYMVPAAVVVIDTIPLTVNGKLDTRALPAPEYQHSALYQAPTDAVEEILAGIYAQVLGLEQVGVDESFFELGGDSILSMQVVARARAAGVLCRPRDVFAEQTVARLARVARVADGETTTTDDGIGPVPATPIIHWLREAGGAVDQFNQTVVVQAPAGATEADVAVLLQALQDRHPMLRLQAGGSGDDWTLRVPETDETQAQSCLITVDALTDDAIAAARSELNPATGTMIRALWVPATGRLAVIAHHLVIDGVSWRILLEDLNLAWSQHRAGRPITLPEPGTSFARWAALLSDHAHRPDVVAEADLWRRIADTPAELPAPSPDTDTYDTAGTLSVELDPGSTEMLLGEVPTAFHAGIDDILLIAFGLAYAEFLGTLGVSPTPVCVDVESHGRHDELVCGLGDGAADDGVDLSRTVGWFTAKYPVAVEVGGLTWAQVVAGDARVGEAVKSAKEQLRALPAGLNYGVLRYLNDDVDLDLPDPPIAFNYLGRQGATSGQADGAWAIRQDGWSVTDAAAAVPMPLRHTVELNAATIDTGDGPRLRAGWTWACSILNEAQISRLSGLWFDALTGICTHVRCGGGGLTPSDIAVGLSQQQIDELQRQYADR encoded by the coding sequence ATGGAGCGTAGAGACCGCGCATATCCACTGACGCGCGCACAACTGGACATCTGGCTCGAGCAGGAGATGGGCCACTTCGGGGCGGAGTGGCAGTTCGGCCTGCTGGTCGACATCGACGGCCCGGTCGAGCTCGACGCGCTGCAGTGGTCGATCGGGCGGGTCATCGGCGAGGCCGAGCCGGTACGGGTCGCCGTCTTCGAAGAAGACGGGCGGGTCTATCAACAGGTGATCGAGCATCCCGACGTCGAGCTCGAGTTCCACGACCTGAGCGACGCCCCCGACCCTGGGCGCGCCGCGCGGGAGCTGGCGCTGACCATGCAGCGCACACCCATGCCGTTCGAGGGCCCTCTGTTCCGATTCGCGTTGATGCAGACCGGATTCGACGAGTACTCGTTGTTCGCGTGCTTCCACCACATCGTGATCGACGGGGCCGGGCTCGGACTGATCGGCAACCGCATCGCAGCGGTCTACTCCTCGATCGTCATCGGAGAACCGGTCCCCGCCGCGTTCTTCGGCTCGCTGCAGGACCTGGTCGACTGCGAGAGCGACTACGAAGCCTCCGGCGACTACCGCGCCGACGACGCCTACTGGTCCTCGCATCTGCCCGGCGCTCACGGATCCGCTGTGCAGCAGGCTGCCGACTACGGTGATCCGAACGCGATCTCCACCCCCGTACAGTTCGACCCCACGGTCATCCGGCGGGTTCAGGAACTCGCCGACGTCTGGAACATCCCCCGTGCGTCGGTTCTGACCGCCGCCTGCGCGCTGATGATGCCGGGCGGACGGGCCGCCGATGCCGAGGTCGTCCTCGACCTGCCCGTCAGCAGGCGGGTGCGCCCGGAGACGAAAACCCTGCCCGCGATGGTCGCCGGTGTCGTCCCGCTGGTGTTGACCGTGTCGGCCGGATCCTCGGTCGCCGACTTCTGCGCGCACACCGACAGTCAGATCCGAGAGGCGTTGCAGCATCAGCGATTCCCCGTCCATGCGCTGGAGCGCAAGGTCGGCGACGCCGATCAGCGGGCAGGCCGGCTGGTGCTCGACTTCCTGCCGCACTCGTTCTCCCTGGACTTCGGCGGAGTCGCGGCAACGGCATCGATGACGAACTCGGGCTTCGTCGGCGGCTTCGGACTGATCTTCTCCGGTTCCGGGGACGAGCTCTTCCTCAGCACGCTGGGCGCCGGCCGGTTGTTCTCCGACTCCGACCCCGCCGCCCTCGTGCGACGGTTGGAACGCGTCCTGGTCTCGATGGCGGCCGACCCAACCCGTCGGCTGTCGTCGATCGATGTCCTCGACACCGCCGAGCACACCGAAGTCGCGGCATGGGGCAACCGCGACGCGTCGTCCGAGGGCGGCGCGTCGACGCTGGCCGCGGCGTTCCGCGCTGCGGCGGCGCGCACCCCCGATGCGGTGGCCGTCACCTTCGACGGCACATCTGTGACGTATGCCGAGCTGGACCTCATGTCGAATCGTGCCGCGGCCGCTCTGGCCGGCCGCGGCGTCGGTCCCGGTGACCGGGTGGGTCTGCTGATGCCGCGCTCGGCCGAGGCGGTGGTGGCGATGGTCGCGATCGTGAAGACCGGTGCGGCCTATGTGCCGATCGATCCGGCCGTCCCCGAGGCGCGACGGGAATTCGTGCTCGACGACGCCGCGCCGAGCGCGGTGGTCACGACGGCAGAACTGTGCGCGAGAGTCGACGGCCGCAACCGCGAGGTCCTCGACATCGCCACGCTGACCACCGAGGACTCTTCGGGGGACTCCCCGGTCCCGGTCGCCGCGCCGACCCCGGATGACACCGCGTACGTGATCTACACCTCGGGCACCACCGGCACCCCGAAGGGGGTGGCCGTGCCGCATCGCAACGTGATCCGACTGCTCGCCACCCTGGACGCGGAAATGTCGCTGTCCGAACAGGTCTGGTCGCAGTGCCACTCACTGGCCTTCGACTTCTCGGTGTGGGAGATCTGGGGTGCTCTGCTCTTCGGGGGCCGCGTCGTCGTCGTCCCCGACGCCGTGGTGCGGTCGCCGGAGGAACTGCACGCGCTGCTGGTCACCGAGGAAGTCGGCATTCTGAGCCAGACGCCGTCGGCGTTCTACGCACTGCAGGCGGCCGACGCCCTGGCGCCCGACCTGGGCCGCCGTCTGCGGCTCGACGCCGTGGTCTTCGGCGGCGAAGCGCTGGAACCGCACCGTCTGGCGCCGTGGATGGCCGCCCACCCCGACGCACCCCGGCTGATCAACATGTACGGCATCACCGAGACGACGGTGCACGCATCGTTCCGGGAGATCACGCCCGCCGACCTCGAGCACACGGTCAGCCCCATCGGCGTTCCGTTGGCGCACTTGAGTTTCTTCGTCCTCGACGCCTGGCTACGTCCCGTGCCGGCCGGGGTGGTCGGGGAACTGTACGTGGCAGGGGCCGGCCTGGCCGACGGCTACATCGGGCGATCCGCGCTCAGCGCAACGCGATTCGTCGCCTGCCCGTTCACCAGGCCGGGTCACCGGATGTACCGCACCGGCGACCTCATGTGCTGGGGTCCCGACGGCGAGCTGCGCTACATGGGCCGCAGCGACGAACAGGTCAAGATCCGGGGCCACCGCATCGAACTCGGCGAAGTCCAGGCCGCGTTGGCCGCACTCGACGGAGTCGATCAGGCCGAGGTCATCGCCCGTGAGGACCGGCCCGGCGACAAGCGCCTGGTCGGGTATGTCACCGGCGCTTCCGCGCTGAATCCGGCCGCCCTGCGCGCAGCGCTGACCGAGCGGCTACCCGCCTACATGGTGCCGGCCGCGGTGGTGGTGATCGACACGATCCCGCTGACGGTCAACGGCAAGCTCGACACCCGCGCGCTGCCCGCACCCGAGTACCAGCACTCCGCCCTCTACCAGGCTCCCACCGACGCCGTCGAGGAGATCCTCGCCGGGATCTACGCCCAGGTACTGGGACTCGAGCAGGTCGGGGTCGACGAATCCTTCTTCGAGCTCGGCGGCGACAGCATCCTGTCGATGCAGGTGGTCGCCCGTGCACGCGCGGCAGGAGTGCTGTGCCGGCCGCGCGACGTGTTCGCCGAACAGACGGTGGCCCGGCTCGCGCGCGTCGCGCGGGTGGCCGACGGCGAGACCACCACGACCGACGACGGAATCGGTCCCGTTCCCGCGACGCCGATCATCCACTGGCTCCGGGAAGCCGGGGGAGCGGTCGACCAGTTCAACCAGACCGTCGTGGTGCAGGCACCGGCCGGGGCCACCGAGGCCGATGTGGCGGTGCTGTTACAGGCGTTACAGGATCGCCACCCGATGCTGCGACTGCAGGCCGGTGGCAGCGGGGACGACTGGACCCTACGCGTGCCCGAAACCGATGAGACACAGGCACAGTCGTGCCTCATCACCGTCGACGCGCTGACCGACGACGCCATCGCCGCGGCTCGTTCGGAGCTGAATCCGGCCACCGGAACGATGATCCGTGCGCTGTGGGTGCCCGCGACCGGCCGGCTGGCCGTGATCGCCCACCATCTGGTCATCGACGGTGTGTCCTGGCGGATTCTGTTGGAGGACCTGAACCTCGCCTGGTCCCAACATCGGGCGGGCCGGCCGATCACGCTCCCCGAACCCGGAACGTCGTTCGCCCGGTGGGCGGCACTGCTGTCCGACCACGCGCACCGACCGGACGTGGTCGCCGAGGCCGATCTGTGGCGCCGGATCGCCGATACGCCCGCGGAACTGCCTGCGCCGAGCCCCGATACGGACACCTACGACACCGCGGGCACCCTGTCGGTCGAGCTGGATCCCGGCAGCACCGAGATGCTGCTCGGGGAGGTCCCGACCGCATTCCACGCCGGCATCGACGACATCCTGCTGATCGCGTTCGGTCTTGCGTACGCAGAGTTCCTCGGCACGCTCGGTGTGTCGCCGACACCGGTCTGCGTCGACGTCGAGAGCCACGGACGCCACGACGAGCTGGTGTGCGGGCTCGGCGACGGCGCGGCCGACGACGGTGTCGACCTGTCCCGCACCGTGGGCTGGTTCACTGCGAAGTATCCGGTCGCGGTCGAGGTCGGCGGCTTGACCTGGGCGCAGGTCGTCGCTGGCGATGCACGCGTGGGGGAGGCCGTCAAGTCGGCCAAGGAGCAGCTCCGCGCACTACCCGCCGGATTGAACTACGGGGTTCTGCGCTATCTCAACGACGACGTCGACCTCGACCTTCCGGATCCACCGATCGCGTTCAACTACCTGGGCCGCCAGGGGGCGACGTCGGGGCAGGCGGACGGGGCCTGGGCGATCCGGCAGGACGGTTGGTCGGTCACCGACGCCGCGGCCGCCGTACCGATGCCGCTGCGGCACACCGTGGAACTCAACGCCGCAACCATCGACACGGGCGACGGACCGCGACTGCGTGCCGGCTGGACGTGGGCGTGCTCGATCCTCAACGAGGCCCAGATCAGCAGGTTGTCCGGTCTCTGGTTCGACGCGCTGACCGGCATCTGCACGCACGTCCGGTGCGGCGGCGGAGGACTGACACCGTCGGACATCGCGGTCGGCCTCAGCCAGCAGCAGATCGACGAGCTCCAACGGCAATATGCGGATCGCTGA
- a CDS encoding DUF2505 domain-containing protein: MARSFTGTAESTASVEGIHAAFGREDYWHDRLATGSGVVTVLDSLDVGPGGDLTVRYTLDLGRQLLPGPVAKLVRGGVSMQYTETWVPDREGRVCGNIAVAVSGGLGSCDAQTWLRPAGYGSQLRFAGRVTVRIPLVGGNLEKSIGADLAQNIPSVLDFTASWIGDHA; this comes from the coding sequence ATGGCCCGTTCGTTCACCGGCACTGCGGAGTCCACGGCGAGCGTCGAGGGAATCCACGCCGCATTCGGTCGAGAGGACTACTGGCACGACCGGCTGGCGACCGGTTCAGGCGTGGTGACGGTCCTGGATTCGCTGGACGTCGGCCCCGGCGGAGACCTCACGGTGCGCTACACCCTGGATCTGGGGCGTCAGCTGCTGCCCGGGCCGGTCGCGAAGCTCGTTCGGGGCGGAGTGTCGATGCAGTACACGGAGACCTGGGTGCCCGACCGCGAGGGCCGGGTGTGCGGGAACATCGCCGTCGCGGTCTCGGGAGGCCTGGGTTCGTGTGATGCGCAGACATGGCTGCGGCCGGCCGGGTACGGATCGCAGCTGCGTTTCGCCGGCCGGGTGACGGTGCGGATCCCGTTGGTCGGCGGAAACCTGGAGAAATCCATCGGTGCCGATCTGGCCCAGAACATCCCATCGGTGCTGGACTTCACCGCATCGTGGATCGGCGACCATGCGTGA
- a CDS encoding class I SAM-dependent methyltransferase, with the protein MSVVDGHTADRTRGRAVDRTTLHRVWHAGLVLIAAAVVTACFFAPVVAAVLGALALLLGAARLAYRGRDRFIPNLYARDTRVYDDDYRAFITRSLKELRQCRIPDHTLLREASRLAPPTGEETDGLVLDLGVWIGWSTRLTADASGRPVYGFDTFEGLVEDWQVDDQLVIKRGTFSLTEPLAQRFITDTGVTLRDGLPPALGRPVEFIKGSTYDTLEPFLASKPAAPIALFHMDLDTYESCLHALETCKDRFVEGSILVFDEYLVTNGEMLAFYEFQRKYGLQYRYRAWGLEIWEMNVEMVASRWKRVAYYLILIAGYWSLGDGRYAWAFLGKRFWRFWLGAPLGDIAFMLGAAGQRKSVSLEITGLGELGRQRS; encoded by the coding sequence GTGAGCGTAGTCGACGGACACACGGCAGATCGCACACGTGGGCGCGCGGTGGACAGGACCACACTGCATCGGGTGTGGCATGCGGGGCTTGTCCTCATCGCGGCGGCCGTGGTGACGGCGTGCTTCTTCGCGCCCGTGGTGGCTGCCGTCCTCGGCGCCCTCGCGCTCCTGCTCGGCGCGGCCCGCCTCGCCTACCGCGGCCGCGACCGGTTCATCCCGAACCTCTACGCCAGAGACACCAGGGTCTACGACGACGATTACCGCGCCTTCATCACCCGCTCGCTGAAAGAGCTGCGGCAGTGCAGGATCCCGGATCACACCCTGTTGCGGGAGGCGTCGCGACTCGCCCCGCCGACCGGCGAAGAGACCGACGGGCTGGTCCTGGACCTCGGGGTGTGGATCGGGTGGTCGACGAGGCTGACCGCCGACGCCAGCGGCCGCCCGGTATACGGCTTCGACACCTTTGAAGGCCTGGTCGAGGACTGGCAGGTCGACGATCAACTCGTGATCAAGCGCGGCACCTTCTCACTGACAGAGCCGCTCGCCCAGCGCTTCATCACCGACACCGGTGTCACACTGCGCGACGGCCTCCCCCCGGCGCTCGGGCGCCCCGTCGAGTTCATCAAGGGCAGTACCTACGACACGCTGGAACCTTTCCTTGCCTCCAAGCCCGCGGCGCCGATCGCGCTGTTCCACATGGACCTCGACACCTACGAGAGCTGCCTGCACGCACTGGAGACGTGCAAGGACCGGTTCGTCGAGGGGTCGATCCTGGTGTTCGACGAATACCTGGTCACCAACGGCGAGATGCTCGCGTTCTACGAGTTCCAGCGCAAGTACGGACTCCAGTACCGGTACCGCGCCTGGGGCCTGGAGATCTGGGAGATGAACGTCGAAATGGTCGCCTCACGCTGGAAGCGTGTGGCGTACTACCTCATCCTGATCGCGGGCTACTGGTCGCTGGGCGACGGCCGGTACGCGTGGGCGTTCCTCGGGAAGCGGTTCTGGCGTTTCTGGCTCGGCGCACCGTTGGGCGACATCGCATTCATGCTCGGCGCCGCGGGGCAGCGTAAGTCGGTCAGCCTCGAGATCACCGGGCTCGGCGAGCTCGGTCGCCAAAGGTCCTGA